The following nucleotide sequence is from bacterium.
GAAACAGTAAAAATACTTGATAAAAAGGAAAATCTTAACTGGGAGTATGATGAGGAGGCAGATGTCCTTTACATAAGCATTGGTGAACCCAGGAAAGCAGTTGGGGTTGATATTGG
It contains:
- a CDS encoding DUF2283 domain-containing protein, coding for METVKILDKKENLNWEYDEEADVLYISIGEPRKAVGVDIGEGAIIRYIEETKEVVGLTLIGMKERVLSTLY